Proteins co-encoded in one Chrysemys picta bellii isolate R12L10 chromosome 13, ASM1138683v2, whole genome shotgun sequence genomic window:
- the NUTM1 gene encoding NUT family member 1 isoform X2, producing MSCAFKPFLCSPVLRSLTRLRPELALEEGVPRAVQEWERSSNFERMIFYEMAEKFMEFEAEEELQIQKMKLLSSSQFQPPPTDPPKLSGPPALDVGQQQVYIPKKAASKGRQPRRRQRHLPGPVAPGEPREIPPEAVRQYTEIMEGLRPSSEEEAGGCGEPQSQAQGTLPDPALLQYVEQLCEDESFVCKLVEKRLLALSEDELSPLACPAPHSDSTPSQSEEEDEGSSQKGPASRQQAMSGASPPRGSGAKGRALGAEQPEVPTPTPVRPSQPRQWQPGDAAAPRCLSPRKCGSEGRLLASLRSRVERVSQQPQGQGQDGGRREGSAVTLGTIQPGSQAWSVRSQGDNLVGPANHASTPSGYRKQDGGQEGKVKSQSEANADGEGLRDAPMGTKCCCQGDNLVEAGALESGLNGHGQQDGCQGETVKGQPQAGWEPLGDIPSATGQANIVRSHRDNLVEQRALESTFNGHGKQEGGLEGKVRGQNKEEADWSEATLREHDLQPGSMKLSGNNLKREGSPASTPTRPGEQDGSQADQPTKLESRVGGGHPTVLLLSRANGQPLSLFARPLGADGRGEGELPPVSNVQGQRPDPPPLGLSGLKGPTQARAALEADSSCRAEPEWRFAIEMGSRQPHFLDGGNSEGNGVRTMAGPGDPEQCEAGATRGCGNGTSSRDDGKEAGEASSAMGDGPSKMATIASSEFPPEGMEDAGKHDDDEEDDEELSIFSSLLASKLHLSSPEGPVGSVPALRDQVGPHSRALSPTWETVRWDPMRRRSTRLCPDGSHAMDTGVRLSHKRRSNNMAARRSKRLRSQ from the exons ATGTCCTGTGCATTCAAGCCGTTCTTATGCAG CCCCGTCTTGCGGTCGCTGACCCGCCTGCGCCCCGAGCTGGCTCTGGAGGAGGGGGTGCCACGTGCCGTGCAGGAATGGGAGCGCAGCAGCAACTTCGAGCGCATGATCTTCTACGAGATGGCTGAGAA gtTCATGGAGTTCGAGGCTGAAGAGGAGCTGCAGATCCAGAAAATGAAGCTCCTGAGTAGCTCCCAATTCCAGCCCCCACCCACCGACCCTCCCAAGCTTTCCGGCCCGCCAGCCCTCGATGTTGGCCAGCAGCAAG TATACATCCCCAAAAAGGCGGCATCCAAGGGGCGCCAGCCCAGGCGCCGTCAGCGCCACCTGCCTGGCCCGGTGGCCCCAGGGGAGCCACGGGAGATCCCGCCTGAGGCCGTGCGGCAGTACACTGAGATCATGGAGGGGCTGCGGCCCAGCTCGGAGGAGGAGGCTGGCGGGTGCGGcgagccccagagccaggcacaggGGACACTCCCAGACCCCGCACTACTGCAGTACGTTGAGCAGCTCTGTGAGGATGAGAGCTTCGTCTGCAAG ctggtTGAGAAACGTCTCCTAGCCCTCTCGGAGGACGAGCTCAGCCCCCTGGCGTGCCCAGCCCCCCATtcggactccaccccctcccagtcCGAAGAGGAGGATGAAGGCAGCAGCCAAAAGGGACCGGCCAGCCGTCAGCAGGCCATGAGCGGAGCCTCACCCCCCAGGGGCAGCGGGGCcaagggcagggctctgggggcagagCAACCAGAGGTGCCAACCCCCACACCTGTGCGGCCATCGCAGCCACGCCAATGGCAGCCAGGAGATGCAGCAGCTCCAAGATGTCTGTCCCCTCGCAAATGTGGCAGTGAAGGGAGACTATTAGCCTCACTGAGGAGTCGAGTTGAGAGGGTGTCCCAGCAGcctcaggggcagggccaggatggAGGCCGAAGGGAAGGATCAGCAGTTACCCTGGGCACAATACAACCTGGCAGCCAGGCCTGGAGTGTCAGATCACAAGGGGACAATTTGGTAGGACCGGCAAACCATGCGTCAACTCCCAGCGGGTACAGAAAACAAGATGGTGGCCAAGAAGGGAAGGTCAAAAGTCAATCTGAAGCCAATGCTGATGGGGAAGGACTAAGAGATGCCCCAATGGGAACAAAGTGTTGTTGCCAAGGAGACAACCTGGTGGAAGCTGGAGCTCTAGAGTCAGGTCTCAATGGACATGGACAACAAGATGGCTGCCAAGGAGAGACGGTCAAAGGCCAACCCCAGGCTGGATGGGAACCACTGGGAGACATCCCAAGTGCCACAGGCCAAGCCAATATCGTGAGGTCACACAGGGACAACCTGGTGGAACAAAGAGCTCTAGAGTCAACTTTcaatggacatggaaaacaagaAGGTGGCCTAGAAGGGAAGGTTAGAGGTCAAAACAAGGAGGAGGCTGATTGGAGTGAAGCCACCCTGAGAGAGCATGATCTCCAGCCTGGGAGCATGAAGTTGAGTGGGAACAACCTGAAAAGAGAAGGAAGCCCAGCGTCAACTCCCACTAGGCCTGGAGAACAAGATGGCAGTCAAGCAGATCAACCAACCAAACTGGAGTCTAGGGTGGGTGGTGGCCACCCTACAGTGTTACTACTCAGCAGGGCCAATGGGCAGCCCTTAAGCCTCTTTGCTCGCCCTCTGGGTGCTGACGGGCGAGGGGAGGGTGAATTGCCACCAGTGTCCAACGTTCAAGGCCAACGTCCTGACCCACCTCCCCTTGGCCTGAGTGGCCTGAAGGGACCTACTCAGGCCCGGGCAGCTTTAGAGGCTGACTCCAGTTGCCGAGCAGAGCCAGAATGGAGATTTGCAATAGAGATGGGGTCAAGACAGCCCCACTTCCTAGATGGTGGCAACAGTGAAGGCAATGGAGTCAGAACCATGGCCGGACCTGGAGATCCAGAACAATGTGAGGCAGGAGCTACCAGGGGCTGTGGCAATGGGACCAGTTCAAGGGATGATGGAAAGGAGGCGGGAGAGGCCAGTTCAGCCATGGGTGATGGCCCTTCCAAGATGGCCACAATTGCCAGCTCAGAATTTCCCCCGGAGGGCATGGAGGATGCTGggaaacatgatgatgatgaggaagatgatgaagaACTGTCCATTTTTTCCTCTCTGCTGGCATCAAAACTCCATCTCTCCAGTCCCGAGGGACCTGTTGgctctgtccctgccctgagggaCCAAGTGGGGCCCCACAGCAGAGCCCTCTCCCCGACTTGGGAGACAGTGAGATGGGATCCCATGAGGAGACGCTCCACACGGCTGTGCCCAGATGGGTCACATGCCATGGACACTGGCGTTCGGCTCAGCCATAAGAGGAGGAGCAACAATATGGCCGCCAGGAGGAGCAAGCGCCTGCGCAGCCAATGA
- the NUTM1 gene encoding NUT family member 1 isoform X3, whose protein sequence is MSCAFKPFLCRFMEFEAEEELQIQKMKLLSSSQFQPPPTDPPKLSGPPALDVGQQQVYIPKKAASKGRQPRRRQRHLPGPVAPGEPREIPPEAVRQYTEIMEGLRPSSEEEAGGCGEPQSQAQGTLPDPALLQYVEQLCEDESFVCKVEAVIHPQFLAQLLSPEKRCDPLDLSEELEQELGLTPSQLVEKRLLALSEDELSPLACPAPHSDSTPSQSEEEDEGSSQKGPASRQQAMSGASPPRGSGAKGRALGAEQPEVPTPTPVRPSQPRQWQPGDAAAPRCLSPRKCGSEGRLLASLRSRVERVSQQPQGQGQDGGRREGSAVTLGTIQPGSQAWSVRSQGDNLVGPANHASTPSGYRKQDGGQEGKVKSQSEANADGEGLRDAPMGTKCCCQGDNLVEAGALESGLNGHGQQDGCQGETVKGQPQAGWEPLGDIPSATGQANIVRSHRDNLVEQRALESTFNGHGKQEGGLEGKVRGQNKEEADWSEATLREHDLQPGSMKLSGNNLKREGSPASTPTRPGEQDGSQADQPTKLESRVGGGHPTVLLLSRANGQPLSLFARPLGADGRGEGELPPVSNVQGQRPDPPPLGLSGLKGPTQARAALEADSSCRAEPEWRFAIEMGSRQPHFLDGGNSEGNGVRTMAGPGDPEQCEAGATRGCGNGTSSRDDGKEAGEASSAMGDGPSKMATIASSEFPPEGMEDAGKHDDDEEDDEELSIFSSLLASKLHLSSPEGPVGSVPALRDQVGPHSRALSPTWETVRWDPMRRRSTRLCPDGSHAMDTGVRLSHKRRSNNMAARRSKRLRSQ, encoded by the exons ATGTCCTGTGCATTCAAGCCGTTCTTATGCAG gtTCATGGAGTTCGAGGCTGAAGAGGAGCTGCAGATCCAGAAAATGAAGCTCCTGAGTAGCTCCCAATTCCAGCCCCCACCCACCGACCCTCCCAAGCTTTCCGGCCCGCCAGCCCTCGATGTTGGCCAGCAGCAAG TATACATCCCCAAAAAGGCGGCATCCAAGGGGCGCCAGCCCAGGCGCCGTCAGCGCCACCTGCCTGGCCCGGTGGCCCCAGGGGAGCCACGGGAGATCCCGCCTGAGGCCGTGCGGCAGTACACTGAGATCATGGAGGGGCTGCGGCCCAGCTCGGAGGAGGAGGCTGGCGGGTGCGGcgagccccagagccaggcacaggGGACACTCCCAGACCCCGCACTACTGCAGTACGTTGAGCAGCTCTGTGAGGATGAGAGCTTCGTCTGCAAG GTGGAAGCCGTGATCCACCCCCAGTTCCTGGCCCAGCTGCTCTCTCCAGAGAAGAGATGCGACCCCCTGGATCTCAGCGAGGAGCTGGAGCAAGAGCTGGGACTCACCCCAAGCCAG ctggtTGAGAAACGTCTCCTAGCCCTCTCGGAGGACGAGCTCAGCCCCCTGGCGTGCCCAGCCCCCCATtcggactccaccccctcccagtcCGAAGAGGAGGATGAAGGCAGCAGCCAAAAGGGACCGGCCAGCCGTCAGCAGGCCATGAGCGGAGCCTCACCCCCCAGGGGCAGCGGGGCcaagggcagggctctgggggcagagCAACCAGAGGTGCCAACCCCCACACCTGTGCGGCCATCGCAGCCACGCCAATGGCAGCCAGGAGATGCAGCAGCTCCAAGATGTCTGTCCCCTCGCAAATGTGGCAGTGAAGGGAGACTATTAGCCTCACTGAGGAGTCGAGTTGAGAGGGTGTCCCAGCAGcctcaggggcagggccaggatggAGGCCGAAGGGAAGGATCAGCAGTTACCCTGGGCACAATACAACCTGGCAGCCAGGCCTGGAGTGTCAGATCACAAGGGGACAATTTGGTAGGACCGGCAAACCATGCGTCAACTCCCAGCGGGTACAGAAAACAAGATGGTGGCCAAGAAGGGAAGGTCAAAAGTCAATCTGAAGCCAATGCTGATGGGGAAGGACTAAGAGATGCCCCAATGGGAACAAAGTGTTGTTGCCAAGGAGACAACCTGGTGGAAGCTGGAGCTCTAGAGTCAGGTCTCAATGGACATGGACAACAAGATGGCTGCCAAGGAGAGACGGTCAAAGGCCAACCCCAGGCTGGATGGGAACCACTGGGAGACATCCCAAGTGCCACAGGCCAAGCCAATATCGTGAGGTCACACAGGGACAACCTGGTGGAACAAAGAGCTCTAGAGTCAACTTTcaatggacatggaaaacaagaAGGTGGCCTAGAAGGGAAGGTTAGAGGTCAAAACAAGGAGGAGGCTGATTGGAGTGAAGCCACCCTGAGAGAGCATGATCTCCAGCCTGGGAGCATGAAGTTGAGTGGGAACAACCTGAAAAGAGAAGGAAGCCCAGCGTCAACTCCCACTAGGCCTGGAGAACAAGATGGCAGTCAAGCAGATCAACCAACCAAACTGGAGTCTAGGGTGGGTGGTGGCCACCCTACAGTGTTACTACTCAGCAGGGCCAATGGGCAGCCCTTAAGCCTCTTTGCTCGCCCTCTGGGTGCTGACGGGCGAGGGGAGGGTGAATTGCCACCAGTGTCCAACGTTCAAGGCCAACGTCCTGACCCACCTCCCCTTGGCCTGAGTGGCCTGAAGGGACCTACTCAGGCCCGGGCAGCTTTAGAGGCTGACTCCAGTTGCCGAGCAGAGCCAGAATGGAGATTTGCAATAGAGATGGGGTCAAGACAGCCCCACTTCCTAGATGGTGGCAACAGTGAAGGCAATGGAGTCAGAACCATGGCCGGACCTGGAGATCCAGAACAATGTGAGGCAGGAGCTACCAGGGGCTGTGGCAATGGGACCAGTTCAAGGGATGATGGAAAGGAGGCGGGAGAGGCCAGTTCAGCCATGGGTGATGGCCCTTCCAAGATGGCCACAATTGCCAGCTCAGAATTTCCCCCGGAGGGCATGGAGGATGCTGggaaacatgatgatgatgaggaagatgatgaagaACTGTCCATTTTTTCCTCTCTGCTGGCATCAAAACTCCATCTCTCCAGTCCCGAGGGACCTGTTGgctctgtccctgccctgagggaCCAAGTGGGGCCCCACAGCAGAGCCCTCTCCCCGACTTGGGAGACAGTGAGATGGGATCCCATGAGGAGACGCTCCACACGGCTGTGCCCAGATGGGTCACATGCCATGGACACTGGCGTTCGGCTCAGCCATAAGAGGAGGAGCAACAATATGGCCGCCAGGAGGAGCAAGCGCCTGCGCAGCCAATGA
- the NUTM1 gene encoding NUT family member 1 isoform X4, producing MTSQPRQGPLLPPLLLPTFPGAALLLTSPDVPGGKLIVKLKPEGAQEPPRAQTIILTGAPAGWPPTRRDGAPVRLQLAAGIRTVLLSKASEEPGPRETPPARAPPTSDPSASCTSKGVYENYRRWQCYKALARQHFPGTPDAEALACFFIPVLRSLTRLRPELALEEGVPRAVQEWERSSNFERMIFYEMAEKFMEFEAEEELQIQKMKLLSSSQFQPPPTDPPKLSGPPALDVGQQQVYIPKKAASKGRQPRRRQRHLPGPVAPGEPREIPPEAVRQYTEIMEGLRPSSEEEAGGCGEPQSQAQGTLPDPALLQYVEQLCEDESFVCKVEAVIHPQFLAQLLSPEKRCDPLDLSEELEQELGLTPSQLVEKRLLALSEDELSPLACPAPHSDSTPSQSEEEDEGSSQKGPASRQQAMSGASPPRGSGAKGRALGAEQPEVPTPTPVRPSQPRQWQPGDAAAPRCLSPRKCGSEGRLLASLRSRVERVSQQPQGQGQDGGRREGSAVTLGTIQPGSQAWSVRSQGDNLVGPANHASTPSGYRKQDGGQEGKVKSQSEANADGEGLRDAPMGTKCCCQGDNLVEAGALESGLNGHGQQDGCQGETVKGQPQAGWEPLGDIPSATGQANIVRSHRDNLVEQRALESTFNGHGKQEGGLEGKVRGQNKEEADWSEATLREHDLQPGSMKLSGNNLKREGSPASTPTRPGEQDGSQADQPTKLESRVGGGHPTVLLLSRANGQPLSLFARPLGADGRGEGELPPVSNVQGQRPDPPPLGLSGLKGPTQARAALEADSSCRAEPEWRFAIEMGSRQPHFLDGGNSEGNGVRTMAGPGDPEQCEAGATRGCGNGTSSRDDGKEAGEASSAMGDGPSKMATIASSEFPPEGMEDAGKHDDDEEDDEELSIFSSLLASKLHLSSPEGPVGSVPALRDQVGPHSRALSPTWETVRWDPMRRRSTRLCPDGSHAMDTGVRLSHKRRSNNMAARRSKRLRSQ from the exons ATGACCTCCCAGCCCCgccagggccccctgctgcctcctctcctgctgcctaccttccctggtgctgccctgctCCTGACCTCACCCGACGTCCCCGGGGGCAAGCTCATTGTCAAGCTGAAGCCGGAGGGGGCCCAGGAGCCGCCCCGGGCACAGACCATCATCCTAACGGGGGCGCCGGCGGGCTGGCCCCCCACGCGGCGGGACGGGGCCCCTGTCCGGCTCCAGCTGGCCGCCGGGATAAGGACCGTCCTGCTGAGCAAAGCCAGTGAGGAACCAGGGCCCAGGGAAACCCCTCCAGCCCGGGCACCCCCCACCAGCGACCCCTCCGCCTCCTGCACCTCCAAGGGTGTCTACGAAAACTATCGGCGCTGGCAGTgctacaaagccctggctaggcaGCACTTCCCGGGCACGCCCGACGCCGAGGCGCTGGCCTGCTTCTTCAT CCCCGTCTTGCGGTCGCTGACCCGCCTGCGCCCCGAGCTGGCTCTGGAGGAGGGGGTGCCACGTGCCGTGCAGGAATGGGAGCGCAGCAGCAACTTCGAGCGCATGATCTTCTACGAGATGGCTGAGAA gtTCATGGAGTTCGAGGCTGAAGAGGAGCTGCAGATCCAGAAAATGAAGCTCCTGAGTAGCTCCCAATTCCAGCCCCCACCCACCGACCCTCCCAAGCTTTCCGGCCCGCCAGCCCTCGATGTTGGCCAGCAGCAAG TATACATCCCCAAAAAGGCGGCATCCAAGGGGCGCCAGCCCAGGCGCCGTCAGCGCCACCTGCCTGGCCCGGTGGCCCCAGGGGAGCCACGGGAGATCCCGCCTGAGGCCGTGCGGCAGTACACTGAGATCATGGAGGGGCTGCGGCCCAGCTCGGAGGAGGAGGCTGGCGGGTGCGGcgagccccagagccaggcacaggGGACACTCCCAGACCCCGCACTACTGCAGTACGTTGAGCAGCTCTGTGAGGATGAGAGCTTCGTCTGCAAG GTGGAAGCCGTGATCCACCCCCAGTTCCTGGCCCAGCTGCTCTCTCCAGAGAAGAGATGCGACCCCCTGGATCTCAGCGAGGAGCTGGAGCAAGAGCTGGGACTCACCCCAAGCCAG ctggtTGAGAAACGTCTCCTAGCCCTCTCGGAGGACGAGCTCAGCCCCCTGGCGTGCCCAGCCCCCCATtcggactccaccccctcccagtcCGAAGAGGAGGATGAAGGCAGCAGCCAAAAGGGACCGGCCAGCCGTCAGCAGGCCATGAGCGGAGCCTCACCCCCCAGGGGCAGCGGGGCcaagggcagggctctgggggcagagCAACCAGAGGTGCCAACCCCCACACCTGTGCGGCCATCGCAGCCACGCCAATGGCAGCCAGGAGATGCAGCAGCTCCAAGATGTCTGTCCCCTCGCAAATGTGGCAGTGAAGGGAGACTATTAGCCTCACTGAGGAGTCGAGTTGAGAGGGTGTCCCAGCAGcctcaggggcagggccaggatggAGGCCGAAGGGAAGGATCAGCAGTTACCCTGGGCACAATACAACCTGGCAGCCAGGCCTGGAGTGTCAGATCACAAGGGGACAATTTGGTAGGACCGGCAAACCATGCGTCAACTCCCAGCGGGTACAGAAAACAAGATGGTGGCCAAGAAGGGAAGGTCAAAAGTCAATCTGAAGCCAATGCTGATGGGGAAGGACTAAGAGATGCCCCAATGGGAACAAAGTGTTGTTGCCAAGGAGACAACCTGGTGGAAGCTGGAGCTCTAGAGTCAGGTCTCAATGGACATGGACAACAAGATGGCTGCCAAGGAGAGACGGTCAAAGGCCAACCCCAGGCTGGATGGGAACCACTGGGAGACATCCCAAGTGCCACAGGCCAAGCCAATATCGTGAGGTCACACAGGGACAACCTGGTGGAACAAAGAGCTCTAGAGTCAACTTTcaatggacatggaaaacaagaAGGTGGCCTAGAAGGGAAGGTTAGAGGTCAAAACAAGGAGGAGGCTGATTGGAGTGAAGCCACCCTGAGAGAGCATGATCTCCAGCCTGGGAGCATGAAGTTGAGTGGGAACAACCTGAAAAGAGAAGGAAGCCCAGCGTCAACTCCCACTAGGCCTGGAGAACAAGATGGCAGTCAAGCAGATCAACCAACCAAACTGGAGTCTAGGGTGGGTGGTGGCCACCCTACAGTGTTACTACTCAGCAGGGCCAATGGGCAGCCCTTAAGCCTCTTTGCTCGCCCTCTGGGTGCTGACGGGCGAGGGGAGGGTGAATTGCCACCAGTGTCCAACGTTCAAGGCCAACGTCCTGACCCACCTCCCCTTGGCCTGAGTGGCCTGAAGGGACCTACTCAGGCCCGGGCAGCTTTAGAGGCTGACTCCAGTTGCCGAGCAGAGCCAGAATGGAGATTTGCAATAGAGATGGGGTCAAGACAGCCCCACTTCCTAGATGGTGGCAACAGTGAAGGCAATGGAGTCAGAACCATGGCCGGACCTGGAGATCCAGAACAATGTGAGGCAGGAGCTACCAGGGGCTGTGGCAATGGGACCAGTTCAAGGGATGATGGAAAGGAGGCGGGAGAGGCCAGTTCAGCCATGGGTGATGGCCCTTCCAAGATGGCCACAATTGCCAGCTCAGAATTTCCCCCGGAGGGCATGGAGGATGCTGggaaacatgatgatgatgaggaagatgatgaagaACTGTCCATTTTTTCCTCTCTGCTGGCATCAAAACTCCATCTCTCCAGTCCCGAGGGACCTGTTGgctctgtccctgccctgagggaCCAAGTGGGGCCCCACAGCAGAGCCCTCTCCCCGACTTGGGAGACAGTGAGATGGGATCCCATGAGGAGACGCTCCACACGGCTGTGCCCAGATGGGTCACATGCCATGGACACTGGCGTTCGGCTCAGCCATAAGAGGAGGAGCAACAATATGGCCGCCAGGAGGAGCAAGCGCCTGCGCAGCCAATGA
- the NUTM1 gene encoding NUT family member 1 isoform X1 codes for MSCAFKPFLCSPVLRSLTRLRPELALEEGVPRAVQEWERSSNFERMIFYEMAEKFMEFEAEEELQIQKMKLLSSSQFQPPPTDPPKLSGPPALDVGQQQVYIPKKAASKGRQPRRRQRHLPGPVAPGEPREIPPEAVRQYTEIMEGLRPSSEEEAGGCGEPQSQAQGTLPDPALLQYVEQLCEDESFVCKVEAVIHPQFLAQLLSPEKRCDPLDLSEELEQELGLTPSQLVEKRLLALSEDELSPLACPAPHSDSTPSQSEEEDEGSSQKGPASRQQAMSGASPPRGSGAKGRALGAEQPEVPTPTPVRPSQPRQWQPGDAAAPRCLSPRKCGSEGRLLASLRSRVERVSQQPQGQGQDGGRREGSAVTLGTIQPGSQAWSVRSQGDNLVGPANHASTPSGYRKQDGGQEGKVKSQSEANADGEGLRDAPMGTKCCCQGDNLVEAGALESGLNGHGQQDGCQGETVKGQPQAGWEPLGDIPSATGQANIVRSHRDNLVEQRALESTFNGHGKQEGGLEGKVRGQNKEEADWSEATLREHDLQPGSMKLSGNNLKREGSPASTPTRPGEQDGSQADQPTKLESRVGGGHPTVLLLSRANGQPLSLFARPLGADGRGEGELPPVSNVQGQRPDPPPLGLSGLKGPTQARAALEADSSCRAEPEWRFAIEMGSRQPHFLDGGNSEGNGVRTMAGPGDPEQCEAGATRGCGNGTSSRDDGKEAGEASSAMGDGPSKMATIASSEFPPEGMEDAGKHDDDEEDDEELSIFSSLLASKLHLSSPEGPVGSVPALRDQVGPHSRALSPTWETVRWDPMRRRSTRLCPDGSHAMDTGVRLSHKRRSNNMAARRSKRLRSQ; via the exons ATGTCCTGTGCATTCAAGCCGTTCTTATGCAG CCCCGTCTTGCGGTCGCTGACCCGCCTGCGCCCCGAGCTGGCTCTGGAGGAGGGGGTGCCACGTGCCGTGCAGGAATGGGAGCGCAGCAGCAACTTCGAGCGCATGATCTTCTACGAGATGGCTGAGAA gtTCATGGAGTTCGAGGCTGAAGAGGAGCTGCAGATCCAGAAAATGAAGCTCCTGAGTAGCTCCCAATTCCAGCCCCCACCCACCGACCCTCCCAAGCTTTCCGGCCCGCCAGCCCTCGATGTTGGCCAGCAGCAAG TATACATCCCCAAAAAGGCGGCATCCAAGGGGCGCCAGCCCAGGCGCCGTCAGCGCCACCTGCCTGGCCCGGTGGCCCCAGGGGAGCCACGGGAGATCCCGCCTGAGGCCGTGCGGCAGTACACTGAGATCATGGAGGGGCTGCGGCCCAGCTCGGAGGAGGAGGCTGGCGGGTGCGGcgagccccagagccaggcacaggGGACACTCCCAGACCCCGCACTACTGCAGTACGTTGAGCAGCTCTGTGAGGATGAGAGCTTCGTCTGCAAG GTGGAAGCCGTGATCCACCCCCAGTTCCTGGCCCAGCTGCTCTCTCCAGAGAAGAGATGCGACCCCCTGGATCTCAGCGAGGAGCTGGAGCAAGAGCTGGGACTCACCCCAAGCCAG ctggtTGAGAAACGTCTCCTAGCCCTCTCGGAGGACGAGCTCAGCCCCCTGGCGTGCCCAGCCCCCCATtcggactccaccccctcccagtcCGAAGAGGAGGATGAAGGCAGCAGCCAAAAGGGACCGGCCAGCCGTCAGCAGGCCATGAGCGGAGCCTCACCCCCCAGGGGCAGCGGGGCcaagggcagggctctgggggcagagCAACCAGAGGTGCCAACCCCCACACCTGTGCGGCCATCGCAGCCACGCCAATGGCAGCCAGGAGATGCAGCAGCTCCAAGATGTCTGTCCCCTCGCAAATGTGGCAGTGAAGGGAGACTATTAGCCTCACTGAGGAGTCGAGTTGAGAGGGTGTCCCAGCAGcctcaggggcagggccaggatggAGGCCGAAGGGAAGGATCAGCAGTTACCCTGGGCACAATACAACCTGGCAGCCAGGCCTGGAGTGTCAGATCACAAGGGGACAATTTGGTAGGACCGGCAAACCATGCGTCAACTCCCAGCGGGTACAGAAAACAAGATGGTGGCCAAGAAGGGAAGGTCAAAAGTCAATCTGAAGCCAATGCTGATGGGGAAGGACTAAGAGATGCCCCAATGGGAACAAAGTGTTGTTGCCAAGGAGACAACCTGGTGGAAGCTGGAGCTCTAGAGTCAGGTCTCAATGGACATGGACAACAAGATGGCTGCCAAGGAGAGACGGTCAAAGGCCAACCCCAGGCTGGATGGGAACCACTGGGAGACATCCCAAGTGCCACAGGCCAAGCCAATATCGTGAGGTCACACAGGGACAACCTGGTGGAACAAAGAGCTCTAGAGTCAACTTTcaatggacatggaaaacaagaAGGTGGCCTAGAAGGGAAGGTTAGAGGTCAAAACAAGGAGGAGGCTGATTGGAGTGAAGCCACCCTGAGAGAGCATGATCTCCAGCCTGGGAGCATGAAGTTGAGTGGGAACAACCTGAAAAGAGAAGGAAGCCCAGCGTCAACTCCCACTAGGCCTGGAGAACAAGATGGCAGTCAAGCAGATCAACCAACCAAACTGGAGTCTAGGGTGGGTGGTGGCCACCCTACAGTGTTACTACTCAGCAGGGCCAATGGGCAGCCCTTAAGCCTCTTTGCTCGCCCTCTGGGTGCTGACGGGCGAGGGGAGGGTGAATTGCCACCAGTGTCCAACGTTCAAGGCCAACGTCCTGACCCACCTCCCCTTGGCCTGAGTGGCCTGAAGGGACCTACTCAGGCCCGGGCAGCTTTAGAGGCTGACTCCAGTTGCCGAGCAGAGCCAGAATGGAGATTTGCAATAGAGATGGGGTCAAGACAGCCCCACTTCCTAGATGGTGGCAACAGTGAAGGCAATGGAGTCAGAACCATGGCCGGACCTGGAGATCCAGAACAATGTGAGGCAGGAGCTACCAGGGGCTGTGGCAATGGGACCAGTTCAAGGGATGATGGAAAGGAGGCGGGAGAGGCCAGTTCAGCCATGGGTGATGGCCCTTCCAAGATGGCCACAATTGCCAGCTCAGAATTTCCCCCGGAGGGCATGGAGGATGCTGggaaacatgatgatgatgaggaagatgatgaagaACTGTCCATTTTTTCCTCTCTGCTGGCATCAAAACTCCATCTCTCCAGTCCCGAGGGACCTGTTGgctctgtccctgccctgagggaCCAAGTGGGGCCCCACAGCAGAGCCCTCTCCCCGACTTGGGAGACAGTGAGATGGGATCCCATGAGGAGACGCTCCACACGGCTGTGCCCAGATGGGTCACATGCCATGGACACTGGCGTTCGGCTCAGCCATAAGAGGAGGAGCAACAATATGGCCGCCAGGAGGAGCAAGCGCCTGCGCAGCCAATGA